The following coding sequences lie in one Myxococcus xanthus genomic window:
- a CDS encoding tRNA threonylcarbamoyladenosine dehydratase, protein MNPQPLPAPAPETPPTAPDSLARPFKLSRRFDRTGRLLGDSAMERLANARVVVFGLGGVGSFAAEGLVRSGIGHLTLVDHDDVCVTNTNRQLHATVKAVGKPKAELMAQRCQEINPAAKVEAVREFYRADVAEQMLQPGQYDFVVDAIDNVKAKLHLLHRCVTLGVPVVSSMGAAGRLDPTAIRVEDLSETHMDPFAKDIRKLLKRKYAVETDKHTGITAVYSIEARRLPVTLQYDDATDGFLCVCPQDNEFHTCDHRTQIDGSVAFVTSCFGMNAAGVVVRRLASAR, encoded by the coding sequence ATGAACCCGCAGCCGCTCCCCGCCCCTGCCCCTGAGACTCCGCCCACCGCCCCGGACTCGCTCGCCCGTCCCTTCAAGCTCTCCCGGCGCTTCGACCGGACCGGCCGCCTGCTGGGCGACTCCGCGATGGAGCGGCTGGCCAACGCGCGCGTGGTGGTGTTCGGCCTGGGCGGCGTGGGCAGCTTCGCGGCGGAGGGCCTGGTGCGCAGCGGCATTGGCCACCTGACGCTGGTGGACCATGACGACGTGTGCGTCACCAACACCAACCGCCAACTCCACGCGACGGTGAAGGCCGTGGGCAAGCCCAAGGCGGAGCTGATGGCGCAGCGCTGCCAGGAAATCAATCCGGCGGCGAAGGTGGAGGCGGTGCGCGAGTTCTACCGCGCGGACGTGGCCGAGCAGATGCTCCAGCCGGGCCAGTACGACTTCGTCGTGGACGCCATCGACAACGTGAAGGCGAAGCTGCACCTGCTGCACCGCTGCGTGACGCTGGGCGTGCCGGTGGTCAGCTCCATGGGCGCCGCGGGCCGGTTGGACCCCACCGCCATCCGCGTGGAGGACCTGTCCGAGACGCACATGGACCCCTTCGCCAAGGACATCCGCAAGCTGCTCAAGCGCAAGTACGCGGTGGAGACGGACAAGCACACGGGCATCACCGCCGTGTACTCCATCGAAGCGCGGCGGCTGCCGGTGACGCTCCAGTACGACGACGCCACCGACGGCTTCCTGTGCGTGTGCCCGCAGGACAACGAGTTCCACACCTGCGACCACCGCACGCAGATTGACGGCAGCGTGGCCTTCGTCACGTCCTGCTTCGGGATGAACGCGGCGGGCGTGGTGGTGCGGCGGCTCGCGTCGGCGCGCTAG
- a CDS encoding FRG domain-containing protein, protein MLEQRIGTWLELQDALFAGSWSEVLGRHRSTFVFRGMPQVANDLSTALNRKGLFVRKEKDLLRAFRKYARGYSPQSVESLWDWLALAQHHGLPTRMLDWTFSPYVALHFLTENPERYGEDGVVWCVDYRQTNRHLPRRLKTLLRREGADVFTGEMLAMAASDLSTFDHLAKHPFVLFLEPPSLDARIVNQFALFSVMNGPELCLDTFLEAQAEGVRKLIIPAALKWEVRDKLDQSNITERVLFPGFDGLSRWLRRYYSPRASVYAPAGRPRRRVAK, encoded by the coding sequence ATGTTGGAGCAGCGTATCGGGACATGGTTGGAGTTGCAGGACGCGCTCTTCGCCGGGTCGTGGAGCGAGGTGTTGGGGCGTCACCGCTCCACCTTCGTTTTCCGTGGCATGCCCCAGGTGGCCAACGATTTGTCCACGGCGCTCAACCGCAAGGGCCTGTTCGTGCGCAAGGAGAAGGACCTGCTGAGGGCCTTCCGAAAGTACGCGCGGGGCTACAGCCCGCAGTCCGTGGAGTCACTCTGGGACTGGCTCGCCCTGGCCCAGCATCATGGACTGCCCACGCGGATGCTGGATTGGACCTTCAGCCCCTATGTGGCGCTCCACTTCCTCACCGAGAACCCGGAGCGGTATGGCGAGGACGGCGTGGTGTGGTGCGTGGACTACCGCCAGACGAATCGCCACCTTCCCAGGCGGCTGAAGACACTGCTCCGGCGAGAAGGCGCGGACGTCTTCACGGGGGAGATGCTGGCCATGGCGGCGTCGGACCTCTCTACTTTCGACCACCTCGCGAAGCACCCGTTCGTGCTCTTCCTGGAGCCACCGTCGTTGGATGCCCGCATCGTGAATCAGTTCGCACTCTTCTCGGTGATGAACGGGCCCGAGCTCTGCCTGGACACCTTTCTCGAAGCCCAGGCGGAAGGCGTGCGCAAGCTCATCATTCCCGCCGCGCTCAAGTGGGAGGTGCGCGACAAACTGGACCAGAGCAACATCACCGAGCGCGTGCTCTTCCCTGGCTTCGACGGGCTCAGCCGCTGGCTCCGGCGTTACTACAGCCCACGTGCCTCCGTGTACGCTCCGGCGGGGCGCCCGCGGCGGCGTGTGGCGAAGTGA
- the metH gene encoding methionine synthase, translating to MTSPVPTALPLPPGENGRRVEALRAAMRERVLVLDGAMGTLLQNEDLKAADFGGPEYEGCNEYLVLTRPELVESIHARYFAAGADVTETDSFGGTPLVLAEFGLGHKALEINEVSARLARNAAAAAEAKDGRMRWVAGSIGPTTKAISVTGGVTFEELVDNFAVQAEGLALGGSDYLLIETAQDTRNVKAALLGAERAFQKLGYALPVAVSGTIEPMGTMLAGQSVESLAASLEHADLLYLGLNCATGPDFMTDHLRSLASMSAFPVSCVPNAGLPDENGHYLETPEMLARSVRRFCEQGWLNVVGGCCGTHAGHIETMAKAVQGLKPRAGSPRSRASLSGVDYLEVTDEQRPLIVGERTNVIGSKKFKELIVAGQFDDASEIARAQVKRGAQVIDICLANPDRDEMEDMRSFLEVVIKKVRVPLMIDSTDERVIEMALTYSQGKAIINSVNLEDGEERFEKVVPLARRFGAALVVGCIDEVGMAVTRQRKLEVAERSYELLTKKYGMKPEDLYFDPLVFPCASGDAQYTGSGVETIEGVRLIKQRFPRCKTVLGISNVSFGLPTAGREVLNSVFLYHSVQAGLDMALVNSEKLERYPSLPEEERKLSEDLLYNRGADPVTPFAAAFRERKAARAQVSTLPLEERLQRYIIEGTRDGLTADLEAAMQKYSPLEIINGPLMKGMDEVGRLFGANELIVAEVLQSAESMKAAVGFLEPHMSKAQAAMRGKVVLATVKGDVHDIGKNLVEIILANNGFHVVNLGIKVPPEQLVLAVREHQPDILGLSGLLVKSAHQMVATAEDLKRAGVDVPILVGGAALSRNFVDRNIAPAYGAGTVAYAQDAMNGLELAKQIVDPSSHEKLRGELTVRREKLAREVKERPAPAAVVSRGRSAEVKVLDSVPSAPDWDRHVLSNTPLDHIWKFINPVMLYGRHLGLRSSSRVLGTPAEAELAKTEEGRKALALKEAVEELKGFLRGGLMQARAVFQFYKAGSDGNRVVLFDGASGKEAASFDFPRQDREGGLCLADYLRPLEGGAPTDNVAMFVVTAGSGIRELSEELKAKGEFLKMHAVQALALETAEGYAELLHTQLRSMWGTPDRQDMTMLERFRAEYVGKRYSFGYPACPRLEDQSKLFAALRPEDIGVQLTDGSMMEPEASVSAIVFHHPQASYFSVT from the coding sequence ATGACGAGCCCTGTCCCCACTGCCCTCCCGCTGCCTCCTGGTGAGAACGGCCGTCGCGTGGAGGCCCTGCGCGCCGCGATGCGTGAGCGCGTGCTGGTGCTGGATGGCGCCATGGGCACGCTGCTCCAGAACGAGGACCTCAAGGCGGCGGACTTCGGCGGCCCGGAGTACGAGGGGTGCAACGAGTACCTCGTCCTCACGCGGCCGGAGCTGGTGGAGAGCATCCACGCGCGCTACTTCGCGGCCGGCGCGGACGTGACGGAGACGGACAGCTTCGGCGGCACGCCGCTGGTGCTGGCGGAGTTCGGCCTGGGCCACAAGGCGCTCGAAATCAACGAGGTCTCCGCCCGGCTGGCGCGCAACGCCGCCGCCGCCGCCGAGGCGAAGGACGGCCGCATGCGCTGGGTCGCGGGCTCGATTGGCCCCACCACCAAGGCCATCAGCGTCACCGGCGGCGTCACCTTCGAGGAGTTGGTGGACAACTTCGCGGTGCAGGCCGAAGGGCTCGCGCTGGGGGGCTCGGACTACCTGCTGATTGAGACGGCGCAGGACACCCGCAACGTGAAGGCGGCGCTGCTGGGCGCCGAGCGCGCGTTCCAGAAGCTGGGCTACGCGCTGCCGGTGGCGGTGTCCGGCACGATTGAGCCCATGGGCACCATGCTGGCCGGGCAGAGCGTGGAGAGCCTGGCCGCGTCGCTGGAGCACGCGGACCTGCTGTACCTGGGCCTCAACTGCGCCACGGGGCCGGACTTCATGACGGACCACCTGCGCTCGCTGGCGTCGATGAGCGCGTTCCCCGTGTCATGTGTGCCCAACGCGGGCCTGCCGGACGAGAACGGCCACTACCTGGAGACGCCGGAGATGCTGGCGCGCTCCGTGCGGCGCTTCTGTGAGCAGGGCTGGCTCAACGTGGTGGGGGGGTGTTGTGGCACGCACGCGGGGCACATCGAGACGATGGCCAAGGCGGTGCAAGGGCTGAAGCCACGCGCGGGCTCGCCGCGTTCCCGGGCCTCGCTGTCCGGCGTGGACTACCTGGAGGTGACGGACGAGCAGCGCCCCCTCATCGTGGGCGAGCGCACCAACGTCATCGGCAGCAAGAAGTTCAAGGAGCTCATCGTCGCCGGCCAGTTCGACGACGCGTCGGAGATTGCGCGCGCGCAGGTGAAGCGGGGCGCGCAGGTCATCGACATCTGCCTGGCCAACCCGGACCGGGACGAAATGGAGGACATGCGCAGCTTCCTGGAGGTGGTCATCAAGAAGGTGCGCGTGCCCTTGATGATTGACTCCACCGACGAGCGCGTCATCGAGATGGCGCTCACCTACAGCCAGGGCAAGGCCATCATCAACTCGGTCAACCTGGAGGACGGCGAGGAGCGCTTCGAGAAGGTGGTGCCGCTGGCGCGCCGCTTCGGCGCGGCCCTGGTGGTGGGTTGCATCGATGAGGTGGGCATGGCCGTCACGCGCCAGCGCAAGCTGGAGGTGGCGGAGCGCTCGTACGAGCTGCTGACGAAGAAGTACGGCATGAAGCCGGAGGACCTGTACTTCGACCCGCTCGTGTTCCCCTGCGCCTCGGGTGACGCGCAGTACACCGGCAGCGGCGTGGAGACGATTGAAGGCGTGCGCCTCATCAAGCAGCGCTTCCCGCGCTGCAAGACGGTGCTGGGCATCTCCAACGTGTCCTTCGGCCTGCCCACCGCGGGCCGCGAGGTGCTCAACTCCGTCTTCCTGTACCACAGCGTCCAGGCGGGCCTGGACATGGCGCTGGTCAACTCGGAGAAGCTGGAGCGCTACCCGTCGCTCCCCGAGGAAGAGCGCAAGCTGTCCGAGGACCTGCTCTACAACCGCGGCGCGGACCCGGTGACGCCCTTCGCCGCGGCCTTCCGTGAGCGCAAGGCCGCGCGGGCCCAGGTGAGCACGCTGCCGCTGGAAGAGCGGCTCCAGCGCTACATCATCGAAGGCACGCGTGACGGCCTCACCGCGGACCTGGAAGCGGCCATGCAGAAGTACTCGCCGCTGGAAATCATCAACGGTCCGCTGATGAAGGGCATGGATGAGGTGGGCCGCCTCTTCGGCGCCAACGAGTTGATTGTCGCGGAGGTGCTCCAGAGCGCCGAGTCCATGAAGGCCGCGGTGGGCTTCCTGGAGCCGCACATGAGCAAGGCCCAGGCGGCCATGCGAGGCAAGGTGGTGCTCGCCACGGTGAAGGGCGACGTGCACGACATCGGGAAGAACCTGGTGGAAATCATCCTGGCCAACAACGGCTTCCACGTGGTGAATCTGGGCATCAAGGTGCCCCCCGAGCAGCTGGTGCTTGCCGTGCGTGAGCACCAGCCGGACATCCTGGGCCTGTCGGGCCTGCTGGTGAAGAGCGCGCACCAGATGGTGGCCACCGCGGAGGACCTGAAGCGGGCGGGCGTGGACGTGCCGATTCTGGTGGGCGGCGCCGCGCTCAGCCGCAACTTCGTGGACCGCAACATCGCCCCGGCCTACGGCGCCGGCACGGTGGCCTACGCGCAGGACGCGATGAACGGGCTCGAGCTGGCCAAGCAGATTGTGGACCCGTCCTCGCACGAGAAGCTGCGCGGCGAGCTGACCGTCCGCCGGGAGAAGCTGGCGCGCGAGGTGAAGGAGCGGCCGGCTCCGGCGGCGGTGGTGTCGCGCGGGCGCAGCGCGGAGGTGAAGGTGCTGGACAGCGTGCCGTCCGCGCCGGACTGGGATCGGCACGTGCTGTCCAACACGCCGCTGGACCACATCTGGAAGTTCATCAACCCGGTGATGCTCTACGGACGGCACCTGGGGCTTCGCTCTTCATCTCGGGTGCTGGGCACGCCGGCCGAGGCGGAGCTGGCGAAGACGGAGGAGGGCCGCAAGGCGCTGGCCCTCAAGGAGGCCGTGGAGGAGCTGAAGGGCTTCCTGCGCGGCGGCCTCATGCAGGCGCGCGCGGTGTTCCAGTTCTACAAGGCGGGCAGTGACGGCAACCGGGTGGTGCTCTTCGACGGCGCGTCCGGCAAGGAGGCCGCGTCCTTCGACTTCCCGCGCCAGGACCGCGAAGGCGGCCTGTGCCTGGCGGACTACCTGCGGCCGCTGGAGGGCGGCGCGCCGACGGACAACGTGGCCATGTTCGTCGTCACCGCGGGCTCCGGCATCCGCGAGCTGTCCGAGGAGCTGAAGGCGAAGGGTGAGTTCCTGAAGATGCACGCGGTGCAGGCCCTGGCGCTGGAGACAGCGGAGGGCTACGCGGAGCTGCTGCACACGCAGCTGCGCAGCATGTGGGGCACGCCGGACCGGCAGGACATGACGATGCTGGAGCGCTTCCGCGCGGAGTATGTGGGCAAGCGCTACTCCTTCGGCTACCCGGCCTGTCCCCGGCTGGAGGACCAGTCGAAGCTGTTCGCGGCGCTGCGGCCGGAGGACATCGGCGTGCAGCTCACGGATGGCTCCATGATGGAGCCGGAGGCCTCGGTGTCCGCCATCGTCTTCCACCACCCGCAGGCGTCGTACTTCTCCGTGACGTGA
- a CDS encoding ArsR/SmtB family transcription factor: MEELSQSFRVLGDPTRLRILRLVAEAPLNVTELVSLVGVAQSSVSHHLGKLKGLGLLREERHAGYSYYSLALEQADGRWPLIQMARQAEDAAGDSARLKDLLRAREDRQALNERLLEPGQSWFLWAGALASLLPPLEVADFGCGTGVLSVAIARWARRVWAIDQNADALEQARERAGREGLENIRFLREDLHRLSLASASLDLVVISQSLHHVEEPQAVLAESARLLKPGGRLVLLELMPHEERWVLERLGHRHLGFAPESLEAALREAGFTSLTRETHARDGASPFRVFLLTGVKPS; encoded by the coding sequence ATGGAAGAGCTCTCCCAGTCATTCCGGGTGCTCGGAGACCCGACACGGCTGCGCATCCTCCGGTTGGTGGCAGAGGCCCCGTTGAATGTGACGGAGCTGGTGTCCCTGGTGGGCGTGGCGCAGTCCTCCGTGTCCCATCACCTGGGCAAGCTGAAGGGACTGGGCCTGCTGCGCGAGGAGCGCCACGCGGGCTACAGCTACTACTCGCTGGCCTTGGAGCAGGCGGATGGCCGCTGGCCGCTCATCCAGATGGCGCGTCAGGCGGAGGACGCGGCGGGGGACTCGGCGCGGCTGAAGGATTTGCTGCGAGCGCGCGAGGACCGGCAGGCCCTCAACGAGCGGCTGCTGGAGCCAGGGCAGTCGTGGTTCCTGTGGGCGGGTGCGCTGGCGTCGCTGCTGCCACCGCTGGAGGTGGCCGACTTCGGCTGCGGCACCGGTGTGCTGAGCGTGGCCATTGCCCGCTGGGCGCGGCGCGTCTGGGCCATTGACCAGAACGCGGACGCGCTGGAACAGGCGCGGGAGCGGGCGGGCCGCGAGGGCCTGGAGAACATCCGCTTCCTCCGCGAGGACCTGCACCGGCTGTCGCTCGCGTCCGCCAGCCTGGACCTGGTGGTGATTTCGCAGAGCCTCCACCACGTGGAGGAGCCGCAGGCGGTGCTGGCCGAGTCCGCCCGCCTGCTCAAGCCGGGCGGCCGGCTGGTGCTGTTGGAGTTGATGCCGCACGAGGAGCGCTGGGTGCTGGAACGGCTGGGCCACCGGCACCTGGGCTTCGCGCCTGAATCCCTCGAAGCCGCGCTGCGCGAGGCCGGCTTCACGTCCCTGACCCGGGAGACACACGCCCGGGACGGGGCCAGCCCCTTTCGTGTCTTCCTGCTGACTGGAGTCAAACCGTCATGA
- a CDS encoding patatin-like phospholipase family protein, protein MATPTHTPTLHELLAGKRFGLVLSAGYFGFYGHAGFLKGLAAAGLSPHAYAGTSAGGMVAAYAAAGTPVRDVEELVLRQTRANFWDPDPIGAVLNADAAGHGLTGLLKGERFRKLLDATLPVRTFEELPHPLLLVGANLTLGSHDVFTSGELAPRVHATCAYPGLFRAVPLEGSLYWDGGLVDKAPALSLHESAVGAELDAILVHYLPSKTRKVVGGPMAYAQGLAAGSAALRQDHFRLQLTVLEQKQVPVYVVVSNLPPVSPTTMERGFDALDQAKLAAERALARPPVPFAQAEW, encoded by the coding sequence ATGGCGACTCCCACCCACACCCCGACCCTTCACGAGCTGCTCGCCGGCAAGCGCTTCGGACTCGTCCTCTCCGCTGGATATTTCGGCTTCTACGGTCACGCTGGCTTCCTCAAGGGGCTGGCCGCCGCGGGCCTCAGTCCTCATGCGTACGCGGGCACGTCCGCGGGCGGCATGGTGGCGGCCTACGCCGCGGCGGGCACGCCAGTGCGTGACGTGGAGGAGCTGGTGCTGCGCCAGACGCGCGCCAACTTCTGGGACCCGGACCCCATTGGCGCGGTGCTCAACGCGGACGCGGCGGGGCACGGCCTGACGGGCCTGCTCAAGGGCGAGCGCTTCCGCAAGCTGCTGGACGCCACGCTGCCGGTGCGCACCTTCGAGGAGCTGCCGCACCCGCTGCTGCTGGTGGGCGCCAACCTCACGCTGGGCAGCCACGACGTGTTCACCTCGGGAGAGCTGGCCCCGCGCGTCCACGCGACGTGTGCCTACCCCGGCCTGTTCCGCGCGGTGCCCCTGGAGGGCAGCCTGTACTGGGACGGTGGCCTGGTGGACAAGGCGCCCGCGCTGTCGCTGCACGAGAGCGCGGTGGGCGCGGAGCTGGACGCCATCCTCGTGCACTACCTGCCCAGCAAGACGCGCAAGGTGGTGGGCGGCCCCATGGCGTACGCGCAGGGCCTGGCCGCGGGCTCGGCGGCGCTGCGGCAGGACCACTTCCGCCTCCAGCTCACCGTGCTGGAGCAGAAGCAGGTGCCCGTCTACGTCGTCGTCTCCAACCTGCCGCCCGTGTCCCCCACCACCATGGAGCGCGGCTTCGACGCGCTGGACCAGGCGAAGCTGGCCGCCGAGCGCGCCCTGGCACGGCCTCCGGTGCCCTTCGCGCAGGCGGAGTGGTGA
- the mutY gene encoding A/G-specific adenine glycosylase produces MATKTRAAVTAAAPPEEAPARKTRAGRPPSAPPAATVPPAPAHLASVRGPLLDWYDRNKRDLPWRRTRDPYAIWLSEVMLQQTQVSTVIPYWERFLARFPTARALASAPLDDVLAGWKGLGYYSRARNLHRAAQEVVARFGGTLPSAAAELLELPGFGRYTAGAVASIAFGEEAPLVDGNVARVFSRIFEVEGAPGDRQREATLWALATALVKGERPGDFNQALMEHGATTCRPENPLCLLCPVRGACVAFRKGRVDELPPAKVRATPKKLTLAVAVWPHAGTLLFARRADAGLFGGLWELPAAEIADDAPDSEARARLAAALGVDVTLEGALGTVKRQLTHRDLSLRLLRVSGPRRPTSTPAFQELRWCSPADAGDLGMSTAMQRALDVVLGASVLSGG; encoded by the coding sequence ATCGCCACGAAGACGCGAGCTGCCGTCACGGCCGCGGCACCACCCGAGGAAGCGCCAGCCCGGAAGACTCGCGCCGGGCGTCCTCCTTCCGCGCCGCCCGCGGCCACTGTCCCCCCCGCCCCGGCGCACCTCGCCAGCGTGCGTGGGCCGCTGCTGGACTGGTACGACCGGAACAAACGCGACCTGCCCTGGCGCCGCACCCGGGACCCGTATGCCATCTGGCTGAGCGAAGTCATGCTCCAGCAGACCCAGGTGTCGACGGTGATTCCCTACTGGGAGCGGTTCCTCGCGCGATTCCCCACGGCGCGCGCGTTGGCCTCGGCGCCGCTGGATGACGTGCTCGCGGGCTGGAAGGGCCTGGGCTACTACAGCCGCGCCCGCAACCTGCACCGCGCCGCACAGGAAGTCGTCGCGCGCTTCGGCGGCACCCTGCCGTCCGCCGCCGCAGAGCTGCTCGAACTGCCCGGCTTCGGCCGCTACACCGCAGGCGCGGTGGCCTCCATCGCCTTTGGCGAAGAAGCGCCGCTGGTGGACGGCAACGTCGCGCGCGTCTTCTCTCGCATCTTCGAGGTCGAAGGCGCTCCAGGAGACCGCCAGCGAGAGGCCACACTGTGGGCACTCGCCACCGCGCTGGTGAAGGGCGAGCGGCCCGGTGACTTCAACCAGGCCCTCATGGAGCACGGCGCAACCACGTGCCGGCCAGAGAACCCGCTGTGCCTGCTGTGCCCCGTGCGCGGAGCCTGTGTCGCCTTCCGCAAGGGCCGCGTGGACGAGCTGCCCCCCGCCAAGGTGCGAGCCACGCCCAAGAAGCTGACGCTGGCCGTCGCCGTGTGGCCCCATGCTGGCACCCTCCTCTTCGCCCGCCGCGCGGACGCCGGGCTCTTCGGAGGCCTATGGGAGCTGCCGGCCGCCGAAATCGCCGACGATGCACCGGACAGCGAAGCCCGCGCCCGGCTCGCCGCCGCGCTGGGCGTCGACGTGACGTTGGAAGGCGCGCTGGGCACCGTGAAGCGGCAGCTCACCCACCGTGACCTCTCGCTGCGGCTGCTGCGCGTCTCCGGTCCTCGCCGGCCCACGAGCACACCCGCCTTCCAGGAGCTTCGCTGGTGCTCCCCTGCTGATGCGGGGGACCTCGGCATGAGCACCGCGATGCAGCGAGCGCTCGACGTCGTGCTTGGGGCGAGCGTGCTGTCAGGAGGTTGA
- a CDS encoding RecB family exonuclease, with translation MRAFMRRPPLSNDFSWSKSRHEKFSECLRAYYLYYYRSWGGWEASAPKDVRELYVLKKLGNRYTWAGSVVHESIKDVLLDWRAGREVDPAAVEARTRKLMQDDFRHSRSKNYWSQKYRKQFTGLVEHEYAEAVPDEAWKQNWETVRSALSWFFSSRWKDLAHSLKPEQWLEVDAGFDFAHFTMDGLKVFAIPDLAFVDADGTPVVVDWKTGKSRDGYDEQVLGYALYVAQRYRFPVEKVRASLVYLNEGKEQDVTVDPEAMASFHRHFEQSVAKMRSLLKDPATNTPLDASAFPPTESLTSCARCVFRRPCGREGAAAEVPQPQQVV, from the coding sequence ATGCGCGCCTTCATGCGGCGCCCCCCTCTCAGCAACGACTTCTCCTGGTCCAAGAGCCGCCACGAGAAGTTCTCCGAGTGCCTTCGCGCGTACTACCTCTACTACTACCGCTCCTGGGGCGGCTGGGAGGCGAGCGCGCCCAAGGACGTACGCGAGCTCTACGTGCTGAAGAAGCTGGGCAACCGCTACACGTGGGCCGGCAGCGTGGTGCACGAGAGCATCAAGGACGTGCTGTTGGACTGGCGCGCGGGCCGCGAGGTGGACCCGGCGGCGGTGGAGGCGCGCACGCGCAAGCTGATGCAGGACGACTTCCGGCACTCGCGCTCGAAGAACTACTGGTCGCAGAAGTACCGCAAGCAGTTCACCGGCCTGGTGGAGCACGAGTACGCCGAAGCCGTGCCGGACGAGGCGTGGAAGCAGAACTGGGAGACGGTGCGCTCCGCGCTGTCGTGGTTCTTCTCCTCGCGCTGGAAGGACCTGGCGCACAGCCTCAAGCCCGAGCAGTGGCTGGAGGTGGACGCGGGCTTCGACTTCGCCCACTTCACGATGGACGGCCTCAAGGTCTTCGCGATTCCCGACCTGGCCTTCGTGGACGCGGATGGCACGCCGGTGGTGGTGGACTGGAAGACGGGCAAGTCGCGCGACGGGTACGACGAGCAGGTGCTCGGCTACGCGCTCTACGTGGCCCAGCGCTACCGCTTCCCGGTGGAGAAGGTGCGCGCCTCGCTCGTGTACCTCAACGAGGGCAAGGAGCAGGACGTCACGGTGGACCCGGAGGCCATGGCCTCCTTCCACCGGCACTTCGAGCAGAGTGTGGCGAAGATGCGCTCGCTGCTGAAGGACCCGGCCACCAACACGCCGCTGGACGCGTCCGCGTTTCCGCCCACGGAGTCGCTGACGTCCTGCGCGCGGTGTGTCTTCCGCCGTCCCTGCGGACGTGAGGGTGCCGCGGCCGAGGTGCCCCAACCGCAGCAGGTGGTCTGA
- a CDS encoding DUF2934 domain-containing protein has protein sequence MARHTANKQTGPSSSKPPAPPAPTKPRAPESRPGPTNEQLARRAYEIFLARGGTHGNSEQDWFQAERELQLGRQ, from the coding sequence ATGGCACGCCACACCGCCAACAAGCAGACGGGGCCGTCTTCGAGCAAGCCGCCTGCCCCCCCGGCCCCAACCAAGCCTCGGGCTCCGGAGTCGCGCCCCGGCCCCACCAACGAGCAGCTTGCCCGCCGGGCCTACGAAATCTTCCTGGCCCGGGGCGGTACGCACGGCAACTCCGAGCAGGACTGGTTTCAGGCCGAGCGAGAGCTTCAGCTCGGCCGTCAATGA
- a CDS encoding SDR family oxidoreductase codes for MVRAGMKTQPFKGRVVLITGASGGIGRAAARAYAAAGADVVLAARRLPELEDAAREVASLGVRALPVRCDVTVGDDVTRLVRETDAAFGGLDVLVNNAGQGLYGPLEGVGEEQLRQVFELNVFSLWRMTREALQLLRKRRGAQVVNVSSVLGHRGLPLLGGYCASKAAVNAMTESLRAELAAEGIQVLLVSPGFTESDFRENRLHAEGWRQDAIPLKAMSAEEVADAMVRASRSGRRDTVLTLPGRVMVVANRWVPSLFDRVARRMAVASKKKDA; via the coding sequence ATGGTGCGCGCCGGCATGAAGACCCAACCCTTCAAGGGCCGGGTGGTCCTCATCACGGGGGCTTCCGGAGGCATTGGCAGGGCGGCGGCGAGGGCCTACGCCGCCGCGGGCGCGGATGTCGTCCTGGCCGCGCGCCGGCTTCCCGAACTCGAGGACGCAGCCCGTGAAGTGGCGTCACTGGGCGTGAGGGCACTGCCGGTGCGGTGCGACGTCACGGTGGGCGACGACGTGACGCGGCTGGTGCGCGAGACGGATGCCGCCTTCGGTGGGCTGGATGTGCTCGTCAACAACGCGGGCCAGGGACTCTACGGACCGCTGGAGGGCGTTGGGGAGGAGCAACTCCGGCAGGTCTTCGAGCTGAACGTCTTCAGTCTATGGCGGATGACGCGCGAGGCACTGCAGCTGTTGCGCAAGCGGCGTGGCGCGCAGGTGGTCAACGTCAGCTCCGTGCTGGGCCACCGGGGACTGCCGCTGCTGGGCGGCTACTGCGCGTCCAAGGCCGCGGTGAATGCAATGACGGAGTCGCTGCGCGCGGAGCTGGCCGCCGAGGGCATCCAGGTGCTGCTCGTGTCGCCCGGCTTCACCGAAAGCGACTTCCGGGAGAACCGCCTCCATGCGGAGGGCTGGCGACAGGACGCCATCCCGCTGAAGGCCATGTCCGCGGAAGAAGTCGCCGACGCGATGGTTCGTGCGAGCCGGAGTGGACGGCGCGACACCGTACTCACGCTGCCCGGCCGGGTGATGGTGGTGGCCAACCGGTGGGTGCCCTCCCTGTTCGACCGTGTCGCCCGCCGCATGGCGGTGGCTTCGAAGAAGAAGGACGCATGA